A region of Drosophila mauritiana strain mau12 chromosome 3L, ASM438214v1, whole genome shotgun sequence DNA encodes the following proteins:
- the LOC117140713 gene encoding uncharacterized protein LOC117140713: MSSQFRERRGLASSANNELPTMDPNESDFALELKAAPKRTCIPEHQRQRLASSDTNVYQSESMFDIPDKSWSVLYFGYGKDRTSK; this comes from the exons ATGTCATCGCAGTTTCGTGAGAGGCGCGGATTAGCTAGCAGTGCCAATAATGAACTGCCCACCATGGATCCCAACGAAAGTGACTTCGCTCTGGAGCTGAAGGCAGCACCCAAACGGACCTGCATTCCGGAGCACCAACGCCAGAGATTGGCCAGCTCAGACACCAA CGTCTATCAGAGTGAGAGCATGTTTGATATACCGGACAAGTCCTGGTCAGTCCTGTATTTTGGATACGGAAAAGACAGGACCTCGAAATAG
- the LOC117140255 gene encoding glutenin, low molecular weight subunit, with protein sequence MKTFVLTLALCACLAAADVSHLQPSTSYLPPPRPEHAVSMSIEQQELRELPEQVEYMSPKEQGQMEPMPSSLLTPPAAVDQQEAMPSSRYLPPAPAPVAVPVQMAIEQMMMPQIEVMTPQEAVMEKFQQQPELAHRYLPPAPVSEQQLTYQQYQEQMQQIQMHDAPQEQQPQQLQEQQVQEEQQPTYVLDVQQPMAPSDVETQEQLEPEPAHELRADGYHYKQAEEQRRLRH encoded by the exons ATG AAAACCTTCGTCCTGACCCTCGCATTGTGCGCCTGCCTGGCCGCCGCCGATGTGTCCCACTTACAGCCCAGCACCAGCTACCTTCCGCCACCCCGTCCGGAGCACGCTGTGTCCATGAGCATcgagcagcaggagctgcGAGAGCTGCCCGAGCAAGTGGAGTACATGAGTCCAAAGGAACAGGGTCAGATGGAGCCCATGCCCAGCAGCCTTCTCACTCCTCCCGCTGCAGTGGATCAGCAAGAAGCCATGCCCTCCTCTCGCTACCTGCCACCTGCACCTGCACCCGTAGCAGTTCCAGTTCAGATGGCCATTGAGCAAATGATGATGCCCCAGATCGAAGTGATGACACCCCAGGAAGCTGTCATGGAGAAGTTCCAGCAACAGCCAGAGCTCGCCCACCGTTACCTGCCTCCCGCACCAGTTTCTGAGCAGCAGCTGACCTACCAGCAATACCAGGAGCAGATGCAGCAGATCCAGATGCACGATGCGCCTCAGGAGCAGCAGCCCCAACAACTGCAGGAGCAGCAAgtgcaggaggagcagcaacCAACTTACGTTTTGGATGTTCAGCAGCCCATGGCTCCCTCCGATGTGGAGACCCAAGAACAGCTGGAACCGGAGCCCGCCCACGAACTCCGTGCCGATGGCTATCACTACAAACAAGCCGAGGAACAGCGTCGTCTGCGGCATTGA
- the LOC117141619 gene encoding uncharacterized protein LOC117141619 yields the protein MAKQLKNWAVDAVDPPKKGTSYTILPNRHGYLNRKVKLPHIDDASPPVTPLNVSSKPRTPPQTDKGTVPNVSPVKESKKADTVRRTSPSPKVKGIELLRSTPPVSLELPPNGGMYFPPSERYRKHRDDQHQNPGKSGCDPAVKDIKNLQGHFAADDSKPGTSRQGSHVQGFPSSKVKDLSSSHLRLQNKIIKKRRQLRKLTSMRSRLNVEEEMTRLELDELEKSYHRSPTGRSERQSGGANITLSRIESKIQNGISTELDALLKALCENNLTFLNEDQKSLDSQNPPESCPLVTETEKGSDADTAETYLDNTSSTACESAMTHLFDIPIPCQLRNPLASTAEVRYFMPCDPGPNNFDVSQPSVGSPKICHLVSSAQRALYTRFVNNPWDVVRLVRSMNESTEVSLIAPRAQFSTIACEDKELLRLIVTKSHVTRMETDKELDVSRAPVRCPDYDCQRMSFVSDFNTQMWHNHRSLAMECIMPGHTNTFLLDTNITMLDKPKCHMVYMVRDKIIDSQAEDLKDLLPVLLMSARTHWANSFGYSEHWDAREVSKENPILDKEFLVLWLTGVVPRDMKLLATISVWSTLGPQMADCVGVNTSYIYDIREPSELGRIVRSRSSMILPMSMISQMTDNGSRFLPVQVKIH from the coding sequence ATGGCTAAGCAACTGAAAAATTGGGCCGTGGATGCCGTAGATCCTCCGAAAAAAGGGACATCCTACACCATACTGCCCAATAGGCATGGATATTTAAATCGGAAAGTTAAGCTACCACATATTGATGATGCCTCGCCACCTGTTACACCACTTAACGTGTCCTCAAAACCCAGAACTCCACCCCAGACGGATAAAGGCACCGTACCCAACGTAAGTCCAGTAAAAGAGTCGAAAAAAGCGGATACCGTAAGGCGAACTTCACCATCTCCAAAAGTTAAAGGCATCGAACTCTTACGATCTACGCCACCTGTGAGCTTAGAATTACCACCAAATGGTGGTATGTACTTCCCGCCATCTGAAAGGTATCGAAAGCATCGCGATGACCAACATCAAAATCCAGGCAAATCTGGTTGTGATCCTGCGGTCAAGGATATCAAGAATCTTCAGGGTCACTTTGCTGCCGATGATTCCAAGCCGGGGACCTCCAGGCAGGGAAGCCATGTTCAGGGCTTTCCCAGCAGTAAAGTGAAAGATTTAAGTTCCAGCCACCTCAGGcttcaaaataaaattatcaagAAACGGCGACAACTGCGGAAGTTGACGTCAATGCGATCGAGGCTCAATGTGGAAGAAGAGATGACTCGATTGGAACTGGATGAGCTGGAGAAAAGTTATCATCGGTCGCCAACAGGACGAAGTGAGCGACAGAGTGGCGGCGCTAACATCACATTATCACGAATAGAGTCGAAAATTCAAAACGGAATATCAACGGAACTTGACGCCCTTCTGAAAGCTCTTTGCGAAAATAATTTAACATTTCTGAACGAAGATCAGAAATCGCTGGACAGTCAGAACCCACCAGAGAGTTGTCCTCTGGTAACGGAAACGGAAAAGGGAAGTGATGCAGACACCGCCGAAACATATCTAGATAACACCTCATCGACGGCTTGTGAATCTGCGATGACTCACCTTTTTGATATACCTATCCCTTGTCAGCTGAGAAACCCCCTTGCATCCACAGCCGAGGTGAGATACTTCATGCCCTGTGACCCAGGGCCCAACAATTTCGATGTATCGCAGCCCTCGGTCGGGTCTCCCAAGATTTGCCATTTAGTGTCCTCGGCCCAAAGGGCACTTTACACTCGCTTCGTCAACAATCCGTGGGATGTAGTAAGACTAGTCCGAAGTATGAACGAATCGACGGAAGTGTCCTTAATCGCGCCCAGAGCTCAGTTCTCCACCATAGCATGTGAGGATAAGGAACTGCTGCGTCTGATCGTGACGAAATCGCATGTGACCAGGATGGAAACAGACAAGGAACTGGATGTTTCCCGAGCACCAGTCCGTTGTCCTGATTACGACTGCCAGCGGATGAGCTTTGTCTCGGATTTTAATACCCAAATGTGGCATAATCATCGATCTTTGGCCATGGAGTGTATTATGCCGGGGCACACCAATACCTTCTTATTGGACACCAACATAACCATGCTGGACAAGCCGAAGTGTCACATGGTGTATATGGTGCGGGATAAGATTATAGACAGCCAGGCCGAggatttgaaagatctgttgCCCGTACTGCTGATGAGTGCTCGCACCCATTGGGCGAATTCTTTCGGCTATTCGGAACATTGGGATGCCCGAGAAGTCAGCAAGGAAAATCCCATTCTCGATAAAGAGTTCCTTGTTCTCTGGCTGACCGGAGTTGTTCCCCGTGATATGAAACTACTGGCCACCATTTCGGTCTGGTCCACTCTGGGTCCCCAGATGGCCGATTGCGTTGGCGTTAACACTAGTTATATCTACGATATTCGGGAACCTAGCGAATTGGGCCGAATCGTCCGCAGTCGGAGCTCCATGATCCTGCCCATGAGCATGATCTCGCAAATGACCGATAATGGGAGCAGATTCCTGCCCGTTCAGGTGAAGATTCATTAA